The window GAGGATAGCCTGACCGGCGAGCGCTTCACGCTCGACGCCGACATCGTCGTCAACGCCACCGGCGCCTGGATCGACCTGACCAATGCAGGGCTCGCCGGGAAGGCGCCGCGCCTGATCGGCGGCACCAAGGGCTCGCATCTCGTCATCGCCAACCGGCGGCTCTTTGATGCGATCGGCGAGACGATGATCTATTTCGCCAATCGCGAGGGTCGTGTCTGCATCCTGTTCCGGCATCTCGGCCAGGTGCTGGCGGGCTCGACCGATATCAGCGTCGAGACACCGGACGGGGTGCGCTGCGAGCCTGACGAGGTCGCCTATATCCTGGCCTCGATCGCCGAGGTCTTCCCGGAGATTCCGATCCCCGAGGACGAGGTGATCTATCGCTTCTCTGGCGTGCGGCCATTGCCGCGCAGCGATAGCAGCCTCAATGCCAGCATCTCACGCGACCATAGCTGCGAATGGCTCGATCCGGGCGCCGGTGCAGACCGGCCAGTGCTCAACCTGGTCGGCGGCAAATGGACGACTTTTCGCGCCTTCGGCGCCGCTGCCGCGGACATGGTTCTAGCCAAGCTAGGGCTTTCACGGGAGGCGACGACCGATCACAGCGCGATCGGTGGCGGCCGCGATTATCCCACGAGCGAGGGCCGGCAGGCCTGGATTGCGCGCGTCGCCGGCGCGGCCGGATTGGCTTGCGAGGAGGTCGAGCACCTGTTGGTGCGATACGGCACTCGGATCGACGAACTCGGCTACAGGCTGGCCGGACGCGGCGACGAAGCCCTGATCTCGCTGCCGGCCCATGGCTGTGGCGAGATCGCCTGGATCATCGACAATGAGCAGCCGGAGACGTTGGCCGATCTGGTCCTGCGCCGCCTGACCATCGCCTTCACTGGCGAGCTCTCGCACGCCGCGGTGATCGAGCTGTCTGGGATCATGGCGGCGGCCCGCGGCTGGGACGAGCGCCGGCGCACAGCCGAATGCGCCGCCCTCTTCGCCGAACTCAACACCAATCACGGCGTCGGCGAAGCGATGCTTCGCCGGCGCAATACCGACCAAGGGAACAGCGATGTACGATTCGAAGAAAGTCCGCATGAACCGGCTGTTCCACAACGGCAGGTGTCTTGACGTCGCGATCGACCACGGCGTCTGCAACGAGCCTTCCTTCCTCGATGGGCTCGAGGATATGGGCCGGATCGTCGACGTGCTGGTGGAGGCAGGGCCGGACGCGATCCAGATGAATTACGGCCAGGCCGACCTGCTGCAGGGGCGGCCCGGCAAGGACAAGCCGGCGCTGGTGATGCGCATCGACATGGGCAATCCCTATAACGCACTGCGCCATCGCGAGATGTGGGCGGTGCTGCAGAACGCACATGATCCGGTCGTGCCGGCGCTGAAGCTCGATGCGGCCTGCGTCGTGGTCAACCTGTTCATGCTGCCGGACGAGCCCGCGCTGTTCCGGCAATGCGTCGAGAACATCGCGCGCGTCCGCCAGGATTGCGATCGCTACGGCATGCCTTTGATGATCGAGCCGCTGGTGATGCAGCCGAACAGTGCGCGCGGCGGCTATCTCGTCGACGGCGATGCCCAGAAGATCGTCACGCTGGTCCGCCTTGCCCGCGAGATGGGCGCCGACATCATCAAGGCCGACCCGACCAGCGACCCCAACGAGTTCGGCCGCGTCGTCGAGGCCGCGCGCTGCCCCGTGCTGGTGCGCGGCGGCGGCAAGGCCGATCTGCGGCAGGTCTTCGCCAACTCCTACGCACTGATGCAGCAGGGCGCGCATGGCATGGTCTATGGCCGCAACATCTATCAGCACGCCTCGCCCAGCCGGGTGGTCCGGGCTCTGATGGCGATGATCCATGACGGTGCCGACGACGAGGCCGCGTGGCAGGTCTACGAGAGCGGCGAATGAGCCGGCTGCTTCTTGGCCTCGATGCGGGCAACACCGTCGTCAAGGCGGTGCTGTTCGATCGAGGTGGCAGGGTCGTCGGCAAGGCGGCGCGCGACGGCCATTCGAGCAAGCCGGAGCCCGGCCATGTCGAGCGCGATATCGGCGAGCTCTGGGACAATGCCGGCGAGGTGATCGCCGCCTGCCTGCGCGATGCCGGCGCGAAGGGCGACGATGTCGCCGCTGTCGGCACTGCCGGCCATGGCAACGGGCTTTATCTGCTCGACAAGCAGGCGCAACCTCTCCTCGGCATCCAGTCGCTTGACACGCGCGCTGCCGGGCTTGCGGCCGAGTGGCGGGCGGATGGCACGGGTGACGCGCTCTATCCGCTCTGTCTGCAGAAGCCGTGGCCGTCGCAGACGGCGACGCTGCTCGCCTGGGTCAAGCGCGACCGGCCGGAGATTTATGCGCGGGCCGGCACCGCCTTCCTGTGCAAGGATGCGCTGACCTTCATGCTCACCGGCAAGCTGGTGAGCGACTATTCCGACATGAGCGGCTGCGGGCTGATGCGCCTGCCCCAGCGCGACTACGACGCCGAGTTGCTCGCGGCCTATGGCCTCGCCGAGGCGCGGGCCCTGCTGCCGGCGCTGGTGCAATCCGATGCGATTGCCGGAACCGTCACGGAAGCGGCGGCGCGTCGGACTGGACTCGCCGTCGGTACGCCGGTCGCCGCCGGCTTCTTCGACATCATCGCCAGCGCTGTCGGCGCCGGGGCGGCCGAGCCGGGACAGGCCGCCATCGTCGTCGGGACCTGGGGCATCAATCAGATCATCCTCGACAAGCCGCTGGTCGACGAGCACATCTTCCATGCCTGCACCTGGCGACCGGACCGCTATGTTGCGGTCGAGTCCAGCGCGACCTCCGCGGTCAATCTCGAATGGTTCGTGCACGAGATCCTCGGGGATCACGGCCCCGAAGCCTTTGCGCGCTGCAATGAGCTCGTCGCCTCGGTGCAGCCGAGCGCCGACAGTCCGCTGTTTCACCCCTTCCTTTATGGCTCGAGCGCTGAGCCCAAGGCGCGGGCCGCCTTTCTCGGTGTCGCCGGCTGGCATGGTCGGGCCGAATTGCTGCATGCGCTCTATGAAGGCGTCGTCTTCGAACACCGCCGCCATATCGATCGCCTCCGGGCCAACGGGGTCAGTTTCGACCGGGCGGTCCTGTCCGGTGGCGGGTCGCGCAGTGCGGCCTGGTGCCAGATGTTCGCCGATGGCATCGGCGTGCCGGTCACGGTCGCCGAATGCGAGGAGACCGGCGCGCTCGGCGCCGCCATCGCCGCCGGCGTGGCCGCCGATCTGTTCGAGGATATCGAGGCCGGCGTCGCGCAGATGGTTCGCAGCAAGCGCAGCTTCGTGCCGATCTGCCAAGACCGAAGGTTGAGCGATGCGCGCTACCGGCTCTTCGCCGATCTTGCTACGACTCTGGCAGCACAGTGGCAGCGCTATCGATCGGAGGTCGCGTGAGCGTCCGTCGCCATCTCGGATCCTGGGATTATGTCATCGTCGGCGCGGGCTCGGCGGGATGCGTGCTGGCCAATCGCCTCAGCGCCGATCCCACCAAGCGCGTGCTGCTGCTCGAGGCCGGCGGCTCCGACAACTATCACTGGATCCACATCCCGGTCGGCTACCTCTATTGCATGGGCAATCCCCGGACCGACTGGGGCTACAAGACGGCGGAGGAAAAGGGCCTCAACGGCCGCTCGCTCGCTTATCCGCGCGGCAAGGTGCTTGGCGGCTGCTCCTCGATCAACGGCATGATCTATATGCGCGGTCAGGCGGCCGACTATGATGGTTGGCGCCAGCTCGGCAATCCTGGCTGGGGCTGGGACGAGGTCCTGCCATTGTTCCGCAAATCCGAGCGGCACCATAGCCTCAATGAGCCGTTCCATGGCAGGGACGGCGAGCTGCATGTCGAGCGCCAGCGGCTGTCCTGGCCGATCCTCGATGCCGTGCGCGAGGCGGCCGAGGAGATCGGCGTGCCAAAGATCGACGACTTCAACGGCGGCGACAATTTCGGATCGTCCTATTTCGAGGTCAACCAGAAGGCCGGTTTCCGCTTCAATGCGGTGCGCGCCTTCCTGAGCCCGGTGCGCAATCGCCGCAATCTGACCGTGCTGACCAAGGCGCAGGCCGAGCGCATCCTCTTCACCAGCAAGCGCGCGAGCGGGCTCGAATTGCGCCTCAATGGCGAGCCAGTACAGGTCGATGCCGCCGGCGAATTGATCCTGTCGGCGGGCGCGATCGGCACACCGCAATTGCTCCAGCTGTCAGGTGTCGGTCCCGGTGCGCTCCTGTCACAGCACGGCATCACCGTCCGGCACGAGTTGGCCGGTGTCGGCGAGAACCTGCAGGACCATCTCCAGATCCGAACGGTCTTCAAGATCACGGGCGCGTCGACGCTGAACGAGCGGCAAGCAACGCTGCGCGGCAAGATGGGCATCGCACTCGAATATGCGCTGCGCCGTTCCGGGCCGATGGCGATGGCACCGAGCCAGCTCGGCATCTTCATGCGCTCCGACGAGCGCTTCGCCACGCCGAATATCGAGTTCCACGTCCAACCGCTCTCGCTGGAGCGTTTCGGCCAGCCGCTCGACGCCTTTCCGGCGATCACGGTCTCGGTCTGCAATCTCCGGCCGGATTCGCGCGGCCATGTCCGCATCGCCTCGAACGATCCGGCGGAGCATCCCAGCATCGCGCCCAATTATCTTTCGACCGAAAGCGACCGCGAGGTTGCGGCAGCCTCTATCGTGGCGGCACGCCGGCTGATGCAGACGCAGCGGATGCAGGCGTTTCGGCCGGAGGAACTCAAGCCCGGCGCCGGCATCCAGGATCCTGCGGCGCTGGCGCAAGCGGCGGGCGACATCGCGACGACGATCTTCCACCCGGTCGGCACGGCCAAGATGGGTAATGACCCGATGGCGGTGGTCGATCCCGAGTTGCGCGTGCATGGACTCGCGGGCTTGCGCGTCGTCGACTGCTCGATCATGCCGACGATCGTCTCGGGCAACACCCATGCTCCGGCGGTGATGATCGCCGAGAAGGCGGCTCAGCTGATCTTGGCTGCGGCGACGCCCGGCCTGGCTGCGCGCTCCGCCTAGCCTGAATAAGGGCTGCTAGTGCGGATCAGGCGGGCGTTCTGATCGCGGAACGCATCGACGAACTCGCGCGCGATGCGCGACATCGGGCGAGGCCCCGGCTGGAACATCGCGTAGCGATAGTCGAGTTTCGGCAAGAAGGGCTTCGCGATCAGGCCGAGCCTGCGGAAATGCAGGCTCGTGATCACGTCGACGATCGTCACGCCGACATTCTCCATGACGAGCGCACAGGCGGTGCCGAAGAACTCGACATGCACGGCCATGCGCAGCCTGGCGGACTGCTCGGCGAAGGCGCGCTCGATCGCTTCGTGCAGGAAGTGATCGGCGTAAAGTGAAATGAACGGCACATCGTCGAGAAGTTGCGGTGTGATGACGGGCTCGCCGGCCAAAGCGTGATCTGCCGGAAGCATGCAGACGCAAGGCACCTCGATCGTGTCGATGAGGGCAGCCGGCCGTTCGATCGGCAGCTCGGCGAAGCCGATGTCGAAAGCCTCGATACGCCCGAGGTCGCGTACCGTCGGTGAGGAGCGCGTGATGAAGCGCACCGTGCCCTCGGGCCAGCGCCGGAGCAATTGGGCGATGATCGGCGGTAGCGCGTAGGTGGCGAGGCCAGGCTGGCTCGCAAGCGACAAGGTTCCAGAACGCAGGCTCTTCAGATCGCGTGCAACCTGACGCGTGCGCTCGAGCACCCCGAGCGTGCGACGCGCCTCCTCGTAAAACAGCAACGCCTCGGGCGTGACCTGCAGCTTGCCCTTCTTGCGCTCGAACAGGGCAACCCCGAGCTCGTCCTCCAGCCGGGTGATCAGATTGCTGATCGCCGGTTGGGACTTGGCCAGCAGCGTCGCTGCCGCACTCATCGAGCCGCTCTCGATCACGGCGCGGAAAGCTTCCAGATGTCGCGTATCCACGGGGCACCGCTCGTAAAGTTATAACCTAGATCGATACCTTTTACCGCAATTCGTTTTTGACGTGCTGCTCAAATACGCGACGATGGCGGAAAGCTCGCAAGAGCCGGGGAATGGAACCGCATCGTGAAAGACACTCTCGTCCTCGACGGGATCGAGAAGCGCTACGGCGATTTCGTCGCGCTGCATCGCACCGAGTTGAGCATCCGGGCCGGGGAATTCATCACGCTGCTCGGCCCGTCAGGCTCCGGCAAGACGACGATCCTGATGAGCATCGCCGGCTTCGTCAGCCCGAGCGCCGGGCGGATACTTCTCGATGGCCGCGATGTGACGGCGCTGCCTCCGGAGCGGCGGAATTTCGGCGTCGTCTTCCAGGGCTATGCGCTGTTCCCGCATCTGACCGTGTTCGACAATGTCGCCTTTCCGCTGCGGGCCCGCGGCATCACCGGAGACGCCGCGCGGCCGAAGATCATGGCCGCACTCGCGATCGCGAAGCTGGACGCGTTCGCGCATCGCTATCCCCGCCAGCTCTCGGGCGGGCAGCAGCAGCGCGTCGCATTGGCCCGCTCGCTCGTCTTCTCACCCGAGCTTCTCCTGCTCGACGAGCCGCTGAGTGCGCTCGACCGGGCGCTGCGCAAGGAGTTCCAGGCCGAATTCAAGTCGATCCATCGCGAGGTCGGGACGACCTTCATCTATGTGACGCATGATCAGGAAGAAGCCCTGACCATGTCGGACCGCATCGTGATCCTCGACAAGGGGCGCATCCTCCAGATCGCGCCGCCGGCCGAGCTCTACGAGCGGCCTGCGACTGAATTCGTCGCGGGATTCCTCGGCAAGAGCAATTTCCTGCGCGGCAAGGTCGCCTCGGTCGCTGACGGCCGCGCCGAGCTGCAAATGCCGGGATTTGCCTCGCTCGCGCTCGACAACGGCACCGGCGCGCGCCCGGGCGAGCAGGCGATCGCCGCCCTCAGGCCCGAAAAAATCCGGCTGGCGACGTCGACCGGCAGTGTCGATGCGGCCCCCTTCCAGGTGCGCGGCCGGGTCAGCGGCGTCACCTATCTCGGCGCTTCCATCGAGGTCGAGCTTCGGCTGGCGAATGACGAAGCGCTGCTAGCGACGCTTCCGGCCAGCCAGGGGAGTTTCGAGGAGGGCGCGGAGCTCGTCGCCTCCTGGGATCGCGACGCGGCGATCCTGGTGCGTGGCAACGAGGCCGCGGCATGAGCGCCGTCGCAGCGAGCCAGAGCTCCGCGGCACGGTCGGAGCAGCTCTACTGGTGGATGCTGCTCGCGCCCTGCGCCTTCCTGGCGCTGTTCTATCTCGTGCCGGTCCTCAATGTCCTGGTGCTCAGTTTCACCGTGCCTCGCCCCGGAGTCGCAAACTACGCAGAGCTCGCCAATAACGCGGCCGTGCAACGCGTGCTCTGGACGACGCTGCGGATCGGGGCGATCACGACGGTGCTGGCGCTCGCGATCGGCTATGTCGTCGCTTATGCGCTGGTGCATTGCGGGCCGCGCGAGCGCCAGATCCTGCTCGGGATCGTCGTGGCGAGCTTCTGGATCAGCGCGCTCATCCGCGCCTTCGCCTGGATCGCGCTGCTGCAGTCGCGCGGGCTCGTCAACTCGGCCCTGATGGCGAGCGGGTTGATAGAAAGCCCATTGAGCTTGGTGCGCAACGAGATCGGTGTGGTGATCGGCATGGTCCACTACATGCTGCCCTATGCGATCCTGCCGCTCTACACGAACCTGCGCGGCATCGACGACCGGCTGGTGCCGGCAGCGCGGGCTCTGGGCGCGACGCCGGCCCAGGCGTTCCGCTGGGTGTTCCTGCCGCTGAGCCTGCCCGGACTGATCGGCGCGGGCGTGATCGTGATGATCTTCTCGCTCGGCTTCTACATCACGCCCGCCATTCTTGGTGGTGGCCGCACCATCATGGTTGCGGAGTTCATCAGTGTGCAGATCTCCGAGACCCTGCGCTGGGGGCTGGCGGCGATGCTGGCGAGCGTACTCCTCGCCTCTGTGCTGCTGCTGGTGACGTGGCTCAGCCGCTTCATGGATGTCGAGCAGGCGCTGAGGAAGTGATGATGTCGATGTCCGACGCCTTCGCGCAGAGCAGATTGCCGTTGACCCGGATCATCGCCTGGCTCGCGGCTGCGTTCCTGCTGCTGCCGCTCCTCGTCGTGATCCCGATCTCCTTCACGCCGGAACGCTATCTGTCCCTGCCGACGGACTCGGTCTCGCTGCGCCATTACGGCAGCCTCGTCAGCGACGGCCGCTGGTCGAAGAGCATCGTCGACAGCCTGCTCGTCGGTATCGGCGCCATGGTGCTGGCGACCCTGATGGGAACCGCCTTCGCCGTCGGCGCCTGGCGTCTCGGCGTCCCGCTCGCACGGCGGCTCAGATTGCTGCTGCTGGCACCGATCATCGTACCGCCGATCGTGCACGCCATCGCCTTCTATCGGGCTTGGGCCGCGCTGGGCCTGCTCGACACCTATCTCGGCCTGGTCCTGGTTCATGCGATGAAGGGACTGCCCTTCGTCGTGCTCACCGTGGCGGGCACGCTCGCCAACCTCGATCCGCGCCTCGAGCAGGCGGCCCGCAGCCTCGGCGCCGATGCGCGCCAGGCGATGAGCTGGGTGATCTTCCCGCAGATCCGGGCGGGGATCGTCGCGGGCGCCGCCTTCGCCTTCATCACCTCCTGGGACGAGACGATCGTCGCGCTCTTCATCACCAGCCGTGCCGTCACCACCTTGCCGCGTCGCATCTGGGAGGGGCTGGCCGACAACATCGATCCGGCGATCGCCGCCCTCGGCACGGTGATGATCGTCCTGACCTTCGTCGCGGTCGCCTTCACGGCCACGCGCGGCGCGTCTGCAAAAGCCTAAAAAACAGAGGGGACCACGCTATGACCAAAGAACACCAGGAATTCCGTGACGACTGCCTGGCGATCCTGCGCGAGCAGACGGAGGGCAAGCGCGTGCATCGCCGGCGCTTCCTGCAAGGCCTGGCAATGCTCGGCGCGATACCGGCGGGGTTGCGCCTGACACCGGCGCACGCCGCTGCCGGCGAGATCGTGATCGTCAACTGGGGCGGCGATGCGGTGCCGGCTTACGACGCGATCTGGGCCCAGCCGTTCAATGCCGCCAATCCGGGAGCGAAGGCGCTCATCAACGGCTCGGGTCCGAGCTCGGGCAAGATCAAGGCGATGGTCGAAAGCGGTGCCGTCACCTGGGATGTCTGCGATCGCACGGTGCCGGCCTCGATCGAGCTCGGCCGCCAGAACCTGCTGGAGAAGGTCGATTGGTCGATTGTCTCCAAGGACAAGCTGCGCCCCGCCCACCGCTCCGATTGGGGCGTCGGCGCCTATCTTTATTCCTTCGTGCTGACTTACGACCAGCGCGCCCTGAAGGGGCCCGCCCCGAAGAACTGGAAGGATTTCTGGAACGTCAAGGACTTCCCCGGCAAGCGGACGCTGCGCAACAACATCGAGGGCATGCTCGAAGCTGCGCTGCTGGCCGACGGGGTTCCGCGCGACAAGATCTACCCGATCGACGTCGACCGGGCCCTGGCCAAGATCAAGGAGATCAAGCAGCACACGATCTTCTGGACGACCGGCGCGGAAAGCCAGCAGCTCTTCCGCAACCAGGAGGTCGTGATGGGCAACCTCTGGCACACGCGCTCGATGCTGCTCGCCAAGGAAGTCGGCGACCGCATCAAGTTCACCTTCGAGGAGGGCGTGCTCTTTCCCGGTGCCTGGATTGTGCCGAAGAACAACCCGGCGAAGCAGCGTGCCTGGCAATTCGTTGCCTCCGCGCAGGACCCGAAAAGCCAAGTCGAGCTGTTCAAGCGCGTCGGCAACGGCCCGGTCAATCCAGCCGCGGCCGAGATGGTTCCGGCCGAGATGAAGGCGCTGGATTGCGGTTCGCCGGAGAATTTCGCGCGCCAGGTGGCCGTCGACAGCGAATGGTACGCCGAGCACTACGCCACGATCTTGGCCCGTTACATGGACGCTATCGCGTCCTGACCTCGCTGCCGACGGGCGGTGCCGACCGCCCGTTCCCCCGCCTCCCGAATGAACAGGTAGATCAATGACGACGGCCCCGTTTTCGCTCGCCCAGACCTTCATGGGCGTCCCCCACCGCACCGAGATCGGCGATGCCAAGGCGGTGGTGCTGGGCCTGCCCTTCGACTGCGGCACGCATCCTCAGCGTGTCGGCTCGCGTCTCGGGCCGTCGTCGATCCGCGAGCAGTCGCTGCTGCTGCGCGCCTTCGACTTCGCCAACGGCATCAACCCGCTCGACGCGCTCGGTGTCGTCGACGTCGGTGACGCCAGGGTCAGCCCCGGCGATCTCGATGCGTCCTATGCGGCGATCGAGGAGGCAGTCGGCGCGATCGCGCGGCAGCGTGTCGTGCCCGTCACCCTCGGCGGCGACGGTGCCATCGCTTTGCCCGAGATGCGCGCCCTCCACCGCGTCTATGCGGATCTTGTCACAGTCCATATCGACGCGCATACCGATGCCTATCCGATCGAGGGGTACAATACCGCGACGGCCTTCGTGCGTGCGGCCGAGGAGGGACTCATCGACCCGAAGCTCTCCTACCAGGTCGGCATGCGCGGCACGACGATGCTGCCCGGGGTCGGCGAATACGGCCAGAGCCTCGGCTACAACGTGATCCCGATTGCCGAATTGCTTGAGCGCGGCATCGGGACGGTCTTCGCCGAGATGCGGGCGCGCATCGGTGATCGACCGGTCTATCTGTCCTACGACATGGACTTTTTCGACCCTTCGGTCGCGCCGGGCGTCTGCACGCCGACCTGGGGCGGAGCGACCTCGCGCGAGGGGCTCGCCGTGCTCGAAGCCTGCTCCGGCCTCAACCTCGTTGGCGTCAACATCAACACGGTGAGCCCACCCCACGACGTCGGCGGCATGTCTGCGCTGCTCGCCGCGCAGATCACCCTGAACGCGCTGAACCTGATAGCGCGACAGCATCAATCGCGGGTGGCCTCAGCTTCCAGGCAGTGAGTGTGTCGCCGACCCGGCTCAATCGACATCGGCTGGCGTGAGGCGCTGGACGTAGCGCCGCAGCAGCGTTTCGAACGTCGCGAGCGCAGGCGTTACCGAGCGGCCGCTGGGCCGGATCATGACGATGTCGCGCGCGATCGTCGGATTGGCCAACGGCCTGGCGATGACCCGGCGATGCGGTGCCGCAGCGCGCGCATAGGTTGGCAGCACAGCGACGCCGAGGCGTGCCTCGACCAGTGCCAGCGCCGTCGTGATCTGCGAGACTTCATAGGCCGGCGTCAGCGGTATTCCGACCGTCTCATAGGCGACCTCGACCAGGAGGCGGATGCCGCTGTCGCGCGTCAGGGTGATCAGCGGCTCGCCTTGCA is drawn from Bosea sp. Tri-49 and contains these coding sequences:
- a CDS encoding glycerol-3-phosphate dehydrogenase/oxidase, whose protein sequence is MAQDRAERISALRRKGCAQVLVIGGGINGISTFRELALNGVDVVLVERGDFMSGASSAPSRMIHGGLRYMENGEFALVKESLRERNLLLANAPHLVSPLPTLIPVVDRFSGVAGAVRRFLGGEGTTGARGALIIKLGLWLYDLYAGCGSFVPRHSFFGGRETRRRWPALRSDIVGSALYYDARISHPERLGIELILDSEQATPEALALNHLGLVGLEPGGAVLEDSLTGERFTLDADIVVNATGAWIDLTNAGLAGKAPRLIGGTKGSHLVIANRRLFDAIGETMIYFANREGRVCILFRHLGQVLAGSTDISVETPDGVRCEPDEVAYILASIAEVFPEIPIPEDEVIYRFSGVRPLPRSDSSLNASISRDHSCEWLDPGAGADRPVLNLVGGKWTTFRAFGAAAADMVLAKLGLSREATTDHSAIGGGRDYPTSEGRQAWIARVAGAAGLACEEVEHLLVRYGTRIDELGYRLAGRGDEALISLPAHGCGEIAWIIDNEQPETLADLVLRRLTIAFTGELSHAAVIELSGIMAAARGWDERRRTAECAALFAELNTNHGVGEAMLRRRNTDQGNSDVRFEESPHEPAVPQRQVS
- a CDS encoding class I fructose-bisphosphate aldolase is translated as MYDSKKVRMNRLFHNGRCLDVAIDHGVCNEPSFLDGLEDMGRIVDVLVEAGPDAIQMNYGQADLLQGRPGKDKPALVMRIDMGNPYNALRHREMWAVLQNAHDPVVPALKLDAACVVVNLFMLPDEPALFRQCVENIARVRQDCDRYGMPLMIEPLVMQPNSARGGYLVDGDAQKIVTLVRLAREMGADIIKADPTSDPNEFGRVVEAARCPVLVRGGGKADLRQVFANSYALMQQGAHGMVYGRNIYQHASPSRVVRALMAMIHDGADDEAAWQVYESGE
- a CDS encoding FGGY-family carbohydrate kinase codes for the protein MSRLLLGLDAGNTVVKAVLFDRGGRVVGKAARDGHSSKPEPGHVERDIGELWDNAGEVIAACLRDAGAKGDDVAAVGTAGHGNGLYLLDKQAQPLLGIQSLDTRAAGLAAEWRADGTGDALYPLCLQKPWPSQTATLLAWVKRDRPEIYARAGTAFLCKDALTFMLTGKLVSDYSDMSGCGLMRLPQRDYDAELLAAYGLAEARALLPALVQSDAIAGTVTEAAARRTGLAVGTPVAAGFFDIIASAVGAGAAEPGQAAIVVGTWGINQIILDKPLVDEHIFHACTWRPDRYVAVESSATSAVNLEWFVHEILGDHGPEAFARCNELVASVQPSADSPLFHPFLYGSSAEPKARAAFLGVAGWHGRAELLHALYEGVVFEHRRHIDRLRANGVSFDRAVLSGGGSRSAAWCQMFADGIGVPVTVAECEETGALGAAIAAGVAADLFEDIEAGVAQMVRSKRSFVPICQDRRLSDARYRLFADLATTLAAQWQRYRSEVA
- a CDS encoding GMC family oxidoreductase; the protein is MSVRRHLGSWDYVIVGAGSAGCVLANRLSADPTKRVLLLEAGGSDNYHWIHIPVGYLYCMGNPRTDWGYKTAEEKGLNGRSLAYPRGKVLGGCSSINGMIYMRGQAADYDGWRQLGNPGWGWDEVLPLFRKSERHHSLNEPFHGRDGELHVERQRLSWPILDAVREAAEEIGVPKIDDFNGGDNFGSSYFEVNQKAGFRFNAVRAFLSPVRNRRNLTVLTKAQAERILFTSKRASGLELRLNGEPVQVDAAGELILSAGAIGTPQLLQLSGVGPGALLSQHGITVRHELAGVGENLQDHLQIRTVFKITGASTLNERQATLRGKMGIALEYALRRSGPMAMAPSQLGIFMRSDERFATPNIEFHVQPLSLERFGQPLDAFPAITVSVCNLRPDSRGHVRIASNDPAEHPSIAPNYLSTESDREVAAASIVAARRLMQTQRMQAFRPEELKPGAGIQDPAALAQAAGDIATTIFHPVGTAKMGNDPMAVVDPELRVHGLAGLRVVDCSIMPTIVSGNTHAPAVMIAEKAAQLILAAATPGLAARSA
- a CDS encoding LysR substrate-binding domain-containing protein, with translation MDTRHLEAFRAVIESGSMSAAATLLAKSQPAISNLITRLEDELGVALFERKKGKLQVTPEALLFYEEARRTLGVLERTRQVARDLKSLRSGTLSLASQPGLATYALPPIIAQLLRRWPEGTVRFITRSSPTVRDLGRIEAFDIGFAELPIERPAALIDTIEVPCVCMLPADHALAGEPVITPQLLDDVPFISLYADHFLHEAIERAFAEQSARLRMAVHVEFFGTACALVMENVGVTIVDVITSLHFRRLGLIAKPFLPKLDYRYAMFQPGPRPMSRIAREFVDAFRDQNARLIRTSSPYSG
- a CDS encoding ABC transporter ATP-binding protein encodes the protein MKDTLVLDGIEKRYGDFVALHRTELSIRAGEFITLLGPSGSGKTTILMSIAGFVSPSAGRILLDGRDVTALPPERRNFGVVFQGYALFPHLTVFDNVAFPLRARGITGDAARPKIMAALAIAKLDAFAHRYPRQLSGGQQQRVALARSLVFSPELLLLDEPLSALDRALRKEFQAEFKSIHREVGTTFIYVTHDQEEALTMSDRIVILDKGRILQIAPPAELYERPATEFVAGFLGKSNFLRGKVASVADGRAELQMPGFASLALDNGTGARPGEQAIAALRPEKIRLATSTGSVDAAPFQVRGRVSGVTYLGASIEVELRLANDEALLATLPASQGSFEEGAELVASWDRDAAILVRGNEAAA
- a CDS encoding ABC transporter permease — translated: MSAVAASQSSAARSEQLYWWMLLAPCAFLALFYLVPVLNVLVLSFTVPRPGVANYAELANNAAVQRVLWTTLRIGAITTVLALAIGYVVAYALVHCGPRERQILLGIVVASFWISALIRAFAWIALLQSRGLVNSALMASGLIESPLSLVRNEIGVVIGMVHYMLPYAILPLYTNLRGIDDRLVPAARALGATPAQAFRWVFLPLSLPGLIGAGVIVMIFSLGFYITPAILGGGRTIMVAEFISVQISETLRWGLAAMLASVLLASVLLLVTWLSRFMDVEQALRK
- a CDS encoding ABC transporter permease, encoding MSMSDAFAQSRLPLTRIIAWLAAAFLLLPLLVVIPISFTPERYLSLPTDSVSLRHYGSLVSDGRWSKSIVDSLLVGIGAMVLATLMGTAFAVGAWRLGVPLARRLRLLLLAPIIVPPIVHAIAFYRAWAALGLLDTYLGLVLVHAMKGLPFVVLTVAGTLANLDPRLEQAARSLGADARQAMSWVIFPQIRAGIVAGAAFAFITSWDETIVALFITSRAVTTLPRRIWEGLADNIDPAIAALGTVMIVLTFVAVAFTATRGASAKA
- a CDS encoding ABC transporter substrate-binding protein, with amino-acid sequence MTKEHQEFRDDCLAILREQTEGKRVHRRRFLQGLAMLGAIPAGLRLTPAHAAAGEIVIVNWGGDAVPAYDAIWAQPFNAANPGAKALINGSGPSSGKIKAMVESGAVTWDVCDRTVPASIELGRQNLLEKVDWSIVSKDKLRPAHRSDWGVGAYLYSFVLTYDQRALKGPAPKNWKDFWNVKDFPGKRTLRNNIEGMLEAALLADGVPRDKIYPIDVDRALAKIKEIKQHTIFWTTGAESQQLFRNQEVVMGNLWHTRSMLLAKEVGDRIKFTFEEGVLFPGAWIVPKNNPAKQRAWQFVASAQDPKSQVELFKRVGNGPVNPAAAEMVPAEMKALDCGSPENFARQVAVDSEWYAEHYATILARYMDAIAS
- a CDS encoding arginase family protein, with the protein product MTTAPFSLAQTFMGVPHRTEIGDAKAVVLGLPFDCGTHPQRVGSRLGPSSIREQSLLLRAFDFANGINPLDALGVVDVGDARVSPGDLDASYAAIEEAVGAIARQRVVPVTLGGDGAIALPEMRALHRVYADLVTVHIDAHTDAYPIEGYNTATAFVRAAEEGLIDPKLSYQVGMRGTTMLPGVGEYGQSLGYNVIPIAELLERGIGTVFAEMRARIGDRPVYLSYDMDFFDPSVAPGVCTPTWGGATSREGLAVLEACSGLNLVGVNINTVSPPHDVGGMSALLAAQITLNALNLIARQHQSRVASASRQ